The Brachypodium distachyon strain Bd21 chromosome 4, Brachypodium_distachyon_v3.0, whole genome shotgun sequence nucleotide sequence CATCTGTACGTGTCGACCTTCAGTTGCTGATAGAATTGGGCGAACCGCGTCGGTGAAATCTTCATGAAACCTCTTCTCTGAAAACCTTTGTGCGCGCTTTCGTGCTGCTGCCGCCATTTCTTGCCTACCTGTCTCTGGCATCCTCAAAACCTTGAGGATTGCCTCGGTGAATTCTTCCTTATCGGAGGCAAGAAATCCTGTCTGATGGCCGTCCTCCTCTAGCACAATATCCATCATTGGTCCTGCAGACTTATGGGCTGCAGAAAGTAGAGATTGTTACAAGCCTTCTGCAGGACTAGATCCAAGTGCAGTGGTGCTTTTCATGGCTTTAGATATCCATCTTTATCTTACTTTTTACCCCCAAAATTCGGAATGTGAAGTGCATTCAAAGATGGATTTGTTgttcaagaaaacaaaactgtGGCACTTTCGAAATAATTGCAATTACAAGCTAAACCCTTGAACTAGACAACTGGAATAGCACCAGCAGCCATGCAAAGCGGCGCAAAATGAAGCAAAGGACATTAACTAAATTTAAATAGTCACTCATGCAGTCACTTACCAATTGGAATAGCACCAGCTGCCATGTACTCAACAACACTTATTCCAAAATGCTCATCTGTCATTGAATGGAGTCCAGCAATGGCGCCACCTAGAAGCTGTACCAAGTCCCTGTTACATCCAAAAATATACCTGTTAACTACTAGATGAAGAAACGTTCTTAGTACTAGTTTGAAAACAAGACCTGTAAGAGATATCCTTGTGGAACTCCACAAGCTCATCTATGCGAAGCTCCACGGATCTGTCCTCAAGCTTTTGTAATCTTTCAAGATCCTCCTTATTCCGGCAACTACCAACAAATTGAAGCTTTGGCTTAATGGAGTCCGGATCTAGCCTTTGAAGAGCAAGTGCAAATGCCTCCAACTGAAGACCATGGGCCTGAAGGGAGCAGAGAGCAAAAGGGTCAGTGTTCTTTAGCAAGTGAACGGTAAGACTTTCATGAATTGTATGTTGAGACACCTTTTCCGGGCGGAACTGTGCAACTGATATAAGAATAGGAGGCATCGTTGATCGTTCCAGGGGAAGCATCTGCTGTATACAACAAATGTATCTTATGATTACCAACCAAATCATTTCCACTGACATGATAAAGAATGCCTAAGTAATTTTATGCGATGACTTACTTTCATAATGTGATCACATGATCACAACACACAACTGATTGATTGGGATTGATGAGAAAAATATAGGAACGTACATGGCTGGAATCTGGACATACCTGCAGGGCAGAAGTGTCACATGGAGGGTATACCCTCTTTGTACACTCAGGAATCTTCCATATGTTTACAATATGGGATCTTGTCCATGAGGAATTCACCATCACAAGATGTGCACAGGAACCAACTAAACCATATAACCAACTGAATATGGTATAGTAGAGTATTTTGCACCTAGACAACCAAATGCTGCGGCAAAGAATACCGAGTTAGTTTTTCATTGGTGATAATTGCATGGAGACAACAAATATCAATTAATTGTATGTAGGTTATGGCAGACAGGTAAAACAAATATGCAACTACGGCACTACAAAGAACTTTTTGGTTACCAAAACTAAATTAAGTTCACTCATGTTATTAAATATCATTATTAAGAAAGAAGTctgcaaaatattattaaCAAGTTGCAAAATCCTATCAATCCAGATTATACCCTAACCACAAAGAAACGTATTTTGAGAAAGAGCATACAGTAGATTGGAGCAAGAGAAGTAGACAACATATATGTTTAACTAACATTTTCAGACACCCTTTTAATCATGCAAGGTAAGATTTTGAATTCCCAGATAAAAGAATGCACCACTATTTTCTGAATTATACACATTGACACTGCAATACGGAAGAACTGAAGTTAAGTTCTTCGCATACCTTCCAGAGATCCGAGAGTTGTTATTGTACATGGAATTGCGCTGCTTAACACGTTCAACCATATCAGAACTGATAGTGGGATAGTGAGTGTAGCAGATGACCTCGCAACCAAATAGCCGAGCCAATGGATATGTAAAAGCATAGCCACTTGTATCGAAGTAAAATTGTGGGGCGAACTTATTAAGAGCCTCCCATGCAAGATATACTGAGCCAAGACTTTGCCCTATCATCGTGAAGTGGGGATACGTGCTTGCTTCGATCCATTTTCTCTTGTTCAAGTGGACAACCTGAAAATGCAGCTCAAAAGTTTTATGCTACTGCCAGTACGCCATATTTGTGTTCAACAATTTTCA carries:
- the LOC100841990 gene encoding GDP-Man:Man(3)GlcNAc(2)-PP-Dol alpha-1,2-mannosyltransferase isoform X1 translates to MAILACLLTVVPTILGLAIRRLRILLRFPSPHAAAGFFHPYTNDGGGGERVLWCAVRAVQDLCPGLPCAVFTGDADASPDGLAARALDRFGVRLLRPPQVVHLNKRKWIEASTYPHFTMIGQSLGSVYLAWEALNKFAPQFYFDTSGYAFTYPLARLFGCEVICYTHYPTISSDMVERVKQRNSMYNNNSRISGSIWLSRCKILYYTIFSWLYGLVGSCAHLVMVNSSWTRSHIVNIWKIPECTKRVYPPCDTSALQQMLPLERSTMPPILISVAQFRPEKAHGLQLEAFALALQRLDPDSIKPKLQFVGSCRNKEDLERLQKLEDRSVELRIDELVEFHKDISYRDLVQLLGGAIAGLHSMTDEHFGISVVEYMAAGAIPIAHKSAGPMMDIVLEEDGHQTGFLASDKEEFTEAILKVLRMPETGRQEMAAAARKRAQRFSEKRFHEDFTDAVRPILSATEGRHVQMSPLIE
- the LOC100841990 gene encoding GDP-Man:Man(3)GlcNAc(2)-PP-Dol alpha-1,2-mannosyltransferase isoform X2 is translated as MAILACLLTVVPTILGLAIRRLRILLRFPSPHAAAGFFHPYTNDGGGGERVLWCAVRAVQDLCPGLPCAVFTGDADASPDGLAARALDRFGVRLLRPPQVVHLNKRKWIEASTYPHFTMIGQSLGSVYLAWEALNKFAPQFYFDTSGYAFTYPLARLFGCEVICYTHYPTISSDMVERVKQRNSMYNNNSRISGSIWLSRCKILYYTIFSWLYGLVGSCAHLVMVNSSWTRSHIVNIWKIPECTKRVYPPCDTSALQMLPLERSTMPPILISVAQFRPEKAHGLQLEAFALALQRLDPDSIKPKLQFVGSCRNKEDLERLQKLEDRSVELRIDELVEFHKDISYRDLVQLLGGAIAGLHSMTDEHFGISVVEYMAAGAIPIAHKSAGPMMDIVLEEDGHQTGFLASDKEEFTEAILKVLRMPETGRQEMAAAARKRAQRFSEKRFHEDFTDAVRPILSATEGRHVQMSPLIE